One Rutidosis leptorrhynchoides isolate AG116_Rl617_1_P2 unplaced genomic scaffold, CSIRO_AGI_Rlap_v1 contig7, whole genome shotgun sequence genomic window, GTCGTAGCTCGTTTCCTGAGGCAGTAATTAGAGGCCAGCTGCCGAATAATTACTATCATGTTAATGATCAAAGTACTATTATGAGCAATtataatgcttataataataatgGAACTGGATTAGTGGATAATGTAGTTCAAGGGCTTGTTCAAGGAGGTGCACAACAGGTTGGTCAGAGCTCCGTTCAAAGTTTGACCGGCACCGGTGATGGAATTTACGTCGCCGCTGATTCTTCTTCTTCTACGATCAGTACGGTTGGGTCTTCCATAATTAGTGGCATATTTGGATTATTGTAAACAtcaaaatgaatgaagatgatatttcaaaataATAAATCTTATTAAATGCTATTTTTGTctcaaaatatattatattttgttcatatcaattaatttaaaaatacaaattatcgaAGTATATATCTACATATGAATGTTCAACTTTATCTTACGCTTACTTAATCGAACTATTATCACCGTTTCAAAATATTTGAGTTAAATTTttaataagttatattaataatatttattcaaagcTCATAGTTTAAGATTGAGTAATTTCTCGAATGAATTAGAATTATAAATTTAAACAAACTATATATTTAACCCATGTATGAAAATTTTTATTCGTTATTTGAGATTACAAAATTCTCTTCGAATTAGTTACACACACTCAATTTTAATTTTCTATTTCGACTTAACTTTAAAATCACTTCCACtataaaaaaatgaaataaaataaaataacttccCCATATTTCTACTCTCTTCATCGGTCAATTCTTTTTTATTCAACGATTTTTGACTATATAATAGGAGGTAGTCTTCTCCCAATCCAAACAATTTTAAGAATTACGAACATGATAAGTCGACTCCATGACTTTCAAGATAAAAGCCCtcgaattaaaaaaaataatacaacttcaaaaaaataaaataataaaataaaaatactacgGACATCGGGTAAAAGTCAATGATAACGCTGATTCTTAAAGGGTGTACTACTATTGTATATGTTAACCCTAAAAAGTGAACACGGAAAACTATTCCCGGATTCTTCAAATACGGGTATgttaattgcataattaatttctttACACGTGGGACCCACTTTTGTTTTTTCCGTTTTGTTTTTATCTGATAATATAATTTAGTCCTTCTAAAATTTGTAGAATTAAAGTTTGGTCCTTATAAAGTTTTTTCTAGTTTAGATTCTATTGTTAGTAGATGTTTATTTAATTTTGATAATTCTTTTTGTATATCATTATTTTTAGAAGACGATGATTCTTCTTCTGTTATGTAATTAGTATTATCTCTAATTAATTTCATACTCGGCCTACGAAATATTTGTTCTTTTATTATTGTATTATCTATTCTAGTACCGAACTAATTGGTGTTGTTTTTATTGTTCCTACTTTTGCTGTAATGCCAAATAGATCTTCTAAATaaattttatctttatcttt contains:
- the LOC139885023 gene encoding uncharacterized protein, translating into MPLLLAPAHSCSHPHALSLKFSSPYFPDIGFSCDICRQVGANHGLYRCDACQFDAHLHCATSSSSSFNNIDHVYGRRSSFPEAVIRGQLPNNYYHVNDQSTIMSNYNAYNNNGTGLVDNVVQGLVQGGAQQVGQSSVQSLTGTGDGIYVAADSSSSTISTVGSSIISGIFGLL